A stretch of Ranitomeya variabilis isolate aRanVar5 chromosome 3, aRanVar5.hap1, whole genome shotgun sequence DNA encodes these proteins:
- the LOC143818477 gene encoding uncharacterized protein LOC143818477 isoform X1, with translation MCPNFCHSFLSAHIRMSSSSDEETPGPAQGEHVSETTSSTAEETGQETGQEQRSHGRARRRHRVPEEDEDLIENEHLISLVHERVALWDTRDPLHANNVTIRRLWNEVAAALWDGWANAPARVRSAFVSKVKTRWRSMKDRFNKDLRQESQLPSGSAARIRKYKYHRILAFLRPVLPRRT, from the exons atgtgccctaatttctgtcattcctttctttctgcacacatcagaatgtcttcttcttctgatgaggaaacgcctgggcctgcacaaggggaacatgtcagcgaa accacttcttctacagcggaagagactgggcaggagactgggcaggagcagcgtagtcatggccgggcaagacggcggcatcgt gttccagaggaggatgaggacctaattgagaatgaacacctcatctccctggttcacgagcgagtcgcattgtgggacacccgggatccactgcacgccaacaatgtgacgatccggaggctttggaatgaggtggccgcagcgttgtgggatggctgggccaatgccccggctcgggtccgttctgcatttg tgtcaaaagtgaaaacacgttggagatcgatgaaggaccgcttcaacaaggacctgcgccaagagagccagcttccaagtggttctgcagcaaggatacgcaaatacaagtaccaccgcatccttgcgtttttgagaccagtccttccac
- the LOC143818477 gene encoding uncharacterized protein LOC143818477 isoform X2 produces the protein MSSSSDEETPGPAQGEHVSETTSSTAEETGQETGQEQRSHGRARRRHRVPEEDEDLIENEHLISLVHERVALWDTRDPLHANNVTIRRLWNEVAAALWDGWANAPARVRSAFVSKVKTRWRSMKDRFNKDLRQESQLPSGSAARIRKYKYHRILAFLRPVLPRRT, from the exons atgtcttcttcttctgatgaggaaacgcctgggcctgcacaaggggaacatgtcagcgaa accacttcttctacagcggaagagactgggcaggagactgggcaggagcagcgtagtcatggccgggcaagacggcggcatcgt gttccagaggaggatgaggacctaattgagaatgaacacctcatctccctggttcacgagcgagtcgcattgtgggacacccgggatccactgcacgccaacaatgtgacgatccggaggctttggaatgaggtggccgcagcgttgtgggatggctgggccaatgccccggctcgggtccgttctgcatttg tgtcaaaagtgaaaacacgttggagatcgatgaaggaccgcttcaacaaggacctgcgccaagagagccagcttccaagtggttctgcagcaaggatacgcaaatacaagtaccaccgcatccttgcgtttttgagaccagtccttccac